The genomic segment GTAACGCTTAGCCGAGGCATTGATGGCCAACTCTGTGGCGCTGTCGGCGATTAACTCAAATTGCTGTGATAACGAATTAATTTTAAACGGCAAAAAGTCCAACAAGCGATTATCACCAAAGGTGGCAATGGGCAGTTGATGACTGAGCGTATTGTGATCCACCAGCACATCTAATACCCCTTCGAGTAAGGTATAAGATGTGGTCATCACGGCATCGGGCAGTGTGCCTTGCTCAAGCCATTGTGCGAACAGCGCTGAACCCTCACGGCGATCAAAGTGCTTTCCATAAGCGACTTGCAATTGCTTACCCGCCTGGCGCACTGCTTTCTCCACACCGAGATGGCGCTCTTTAGAAATCGTCAATTCAGGTAAGGCGCCAATGAGTCCAACGGTTTTGATCGACGGTGACAATATCGATTGCGTTAACTGATAAGCACCCTGATTGTCTTCGCTGACCACACAAGCAAAAAACTCATCATCTAAAGGGCGGTCGATAGCGATAACGGGGGTACCGAGTTTTTGTATTGCTAGGTAAAAATCACTGGCGTCGGGCATGGTGCTGGCAACGAGCAATGCATCGATACGACGGCTAACTA from the Vibrio sp. HB236076 genome contains:
- the cra gene encoding catabolite repressor/activator, with the protein product MTLDEIAKLAGVSKTTASYVINGKAQQYRISAKTQQKVMAVVNDHNYQPDRAASSLRAGHSRSFGLIIPDLENSSYAKLAKLLEYNSRQAGYQILIGCSDDDNEREKEVAQALVSRRIDALLVASTMPDASDFYLAIQKLGTPVIAIDRPLDDEFFACVVSEDNQGAYQLTQSILSPSIKTVGLIGALPELTISKERHLGVEKAVRQAGKQLQVAYGKHFDRREGSALFAQWLEQGTLPDAVMTTSYTLLEGVLDVLVDHNTLSHQLPIATFGDNRLLDFLPFKINSLSQQFELIADSATELAINASAKRYHTGVEFIARQLIRRR